Within the Chromobacterium paludis genome, the region GTGGAGATCAATCCGCTGCCGGTGGAGGAACAGACCGAGATGGCGCTGGAAACCGGCGTTTACTACCTGCTGTGCGACGGCCGCGCCGACGGGATGCGCAACGACGCCGTCCGCCAGTGGCTGGCGCAGACGCTGACGCCGCTGGCCATCATGCAGCGCACGCCGCCGGAGACGCGGCAATACTGGGTGGCCGCCGCCGGCCTGCTGCCGCGCTGGCACCATGTCCAGCCGCAACCCGTTCCCAGCGAGCCGCCGATCCAGCAACTGCGCCTGGCTTATTACGAGCAGCATCCGGAATACCGCCAGATCGCGGACGCCATTGGCCAGTGCCTGGCCGAGCGCGGCATCGCGCTGCAATGCGTGGAGCTGAGCTACCGAGACTGGGAACTGGGGCGAGCGAATGCGGACCTGTGGCTGGGCACGGTCAATTTCAACAGCGGCGTGAACTACGCCGTGCCGGCCTGGCTGCTGGGCACGCCGTTGCTGCGGCGCTGCCTGGAAACGGCGCTGCCGCTGGACGACTGGCAGCGCGGCTGGCGCGGCGGAGCACAGACTGCGGCCGGCCTGGCGGCGCAAACGGCGCGTACGCACTGGATGCTGCCGCTGTTCCACAACTGGCTGCGGCTCAAAGGGCCAGGCCAGATTCAAGATTTCCGTCTCAACAGCCTGGGCTGGTTCGACTTCAAATCCGCCTGGCTAAGGCCGGAAGACGGCTGAAGCGGCGTTGCCCCAGCCGGAGGCGGCAGGCACAATCGCGTTTGATCCACTCCGACGCGCCTGCCCCATGTCCCGCCCCGAATTCGACACGCGCCCACCCCCGCTGCGCCAGGCCATGCTGACGCGCCCGCTGGAAAATGGGCAAATCTGGCAAGGGCCGCTGGCGGCGCAGCCCAGCCTGCCGCCCGGCCCGCCGCGCCCCCTGCTGCTGTTCCTGCACGGCTCCTCCGGCCTTAACGAACAGACCCAGGCCTGCCAGCGCTGGCTGGCGGAAGCGCTCGGCCTCGCCTCGCTGGCGCCGGACAGCTTCGCCCGCCCGGACAGGCCGCGCTACCAAAGCCCGGCGCCGATGGCGCAATACGAGGCGGTGCATGCCTTGCGGTTGGAGGAAATCCGGATGGCGCTGGCGGCGCTGCCGCTCATGCCGTGGGTGGATGCCCGGCGGTTGCTGCTGGCCGGCAGCAGCGAGGGCGGCGTGGCCGTAGCGCGCTGGCGCGGACGGGAGTTCGCCGGCCGGCTGATCTACGGCTGGAGCTGCGAGGACAATTACTTCGTCGAACAGGCCCGCAACGGCTTCGAGGCCGACTGCGCGCTGTTGAACATCCTGTCCGGCGACGATCCCTTCTTCGGCGCGGCCAGCCGCTTCAATCAGGGCCGGGGCGTGGACGGCGACAGCCGGCGCGCCTTGGCCGGCATGCCGCGGGCAAAGCTGGCCTTGCTGCCGCAAGCGCCGCACCCCCTGTACAACCTGCCCGAGGCGCGCGCGCTGACCGCGGACTTTCTGCGCGAGCTGCTGGCCTGAGGCCTGCGCGCCGTCTTGCGGGCGCGGCGTCCGGCAGGCGGAACATGGCTTGGCCGCGCCTAGAACAGCTCCAGTTCGCCCACGCCCTGCTCTTCCGGCGATGGCGGCTGGTAACGGAAGTCCAGGCTGGCGCCCTTGGACAAGGACAGGCAGGCGGTCAGCCAGAAGTGCGCACCGCCGTCCATTTCCACGCGCCAGCTGCGGCGCAAGGCGCTGTTCAGCAGTTCCAGATGGCGCAGGCTGCTGGCGCCCACGCCCAGCGGCGTGGACATGCCGACATGGCGGAACACGGCGCATAGCGCGCGGTTGACCGCGCCGCAAATCCTATTGGCCAGCTCGCCGTGGGCGTCGCGCAAGGCGGCCGCCGTCAGCGGCGCGCCGCTGCGCACCCAGCGCGCCAGCCAGTCCTTCATCGCCGCGTCATCCTCAAACTGAAACAGCATGGCGAGACGGAATTGATAGGAGGCGATGTTGAGCAGAATCAGCTCCCCGCCCTCGCCCTCCGGCATGGGCAGCCGCTCGCCCAACGGCTTCAGCGCGCACGGCCCGCCTTCGCCGGCGCCGCAGCCTTCGCGCAGCGCCTGTTCGCAGATTCTCTCCAGCGACTCCACCGCGGCGGCGCTGATCATGCCGCCTCCCCGCTTTCCAGCTTGGCCAGGATGCGCTCGCTGGAGGCCTTGAGGCCGAATACCGCGGTGCGGATCATATTGCCGCAGGCCTGCAGGTCCTGGAAGGTGGTGGTGGTCACCAGATCGTTGCGCTCCAGGTTCTTCTTGTACTCGCCGGACAAGTCGGCCGCGTTGCTGGCCAGCTGGCGCACGCCGTCCGCCACCACGGAGAAGCCGCGGCCGTACTCGCCGGCGCGCGCCGCCTCGATGGACGCGTTCAAGGCCAGCATCACCACGCTCTTGACGATGGTGGAAAAGTCCTCGTTCTGTTCCTTCAAGCGGCGGTTGTTGACCAGGATGGCCTGCATTTCCTCGTGCCAGCGCTCTATGGTCTGCACCAGTCCCAAGAGCCGCTCCACGTCGCCGGCCAATGCCGCCTGCTCCTGGCGCATGTCGGCGCGCACGCTTTGCAATGACCGCAAGGCTTCATCGCGCGACTCGCGCCGCGCGTCCTCCCTGGCCGCCTCCGCCAGCCGCCTCGCCTCGCTCTCCAGCTGTTCCAGCTGCGCCCGCATCTCATCCAGCTTGCGGCCATGCGCCGCTTCCGCGGCTTCCTGTTGCCGCCGCCAGCGCTCCGCCACGGCATCCGGATGCTCCCGCCGCTCCAGCTCCGCGATGCGGGCATCGCGCTGGGCCAGGGCCTGCCGCTGGCGGCCGGCGGCGCGGCGCGCCAGCGCGCAGGCCACGACGAACAGCGCCAGGCACAGGCCGGCGCAAGCAAAGGCGATCATGCTGACTGCGTCCATCTCTTTCCTTCTTGCCGCTTGCGCGGCGGCATGACTCAAGCGGTGACCAGCTTCTTGAAAGTCGGCAATACGGCCGCGCCGTTGAAGGGCTTGACGATCCAGCCCTTGACGCCGGCGGCCTTGCCGCGCTCTTTCATCGCCGGGCTGTTCTCGGTGGTCAGCATGATGACGTTGACCGCGGCGTTCTTCAGCTCGTTGCGGATTTTCTCGGCCATGGTCAGGCCGTCCATATTGGGCATGTTGACGTCGCTGACCACCAGCTTGATGCCGGGGTGGGCGCGCAGCTTGTCCAGGCCGTCCTTGCCGTCCACCGCGGTCACCACGGACAGGCCGTTGGCCTTCAGGAAATCCGCCACTTCATTGCGCACGGTGCTGGAGTCGTCCACCATCAAAACTTGAGCCATTTCACTTCCTTTTCATCACGGGGTATCAAAACAGTTCGAGTTCGCCGGATTCGACCAGCGACTCGACGCTAGGGCTTTCCTGAAACTGGTCTGGCGACCAGCTCAAATTGAATACGAAGCGCTGCACCAGGGTGGCCTCCTGCCCGTCGCCGGCGTCGCGCTCGCGCAGCTGGTACTTGATGCACAGCTGCGGGTCTTCCGAGCCGAAGGAGATATAGCGCCGCTGGTGGTTGACGATGATGGGCACCTGGGTCAGCGGCGCCGGGTTCGGCTGGCCGTTTCCGGCATAGCGGTTCTTGAACGCGCCCCAGATCAGATTGGTGGCCTCGCCCAGCGCCGCGTTGAGCTGGCGGAAGTCGATCTCGCCATCGCCCGCCGGCTCCAGCAGCGCCATCAGCGGCGCTTCCTCGGCCTGCAGCATCATATAGCCGCGGCACCAGCCGCTTTCGATGGCGATCAGCGTGAACATCTCGCCGTAGACCAGCCTGTCCTTCACCGCCAGGAACGGCGACTGCACCGTCACCTCGCAGCGCGGAAACAGCTGGGCCAGCGCATCGCGGCTCATTTCCGTGATGCCGCGCACCAGCTGGTTGGGGTAGAGGCGGCTGAAGATGGACGAGGCCAGCGCGGCGCTGAACACATGCAGATCGTTCAGCGTGTAGGCGCAGCAGAAACGCAGCGCGTCGCGCTCGGACAGACCGGCCAGGCTGGCCGTCAGCTCGCGGCGCAGGAAGATGGGCAGCTCCGGCCGCGCGGCGTGAATCTGCCGCGCCAGCTCCAGCCCGGCCTGGCGGCCGCCGTAGTGTTCGAACAGCATGATGCCGCCCAGGTCCACATTGGAGCGCAAGATGGCCATCACGCTGTCCGCGCCGGCCTTTTGCGGCCGGATGCAGATCAGTTCATGGTCGCGGCAGAAGTGCTTGAGGCTGCCGGCGTAAGTCTGGCTGTCGTCCAGCACCAGCATCTTGGTGCGCAGGCAAGACAGGCTATCCGTGGCCGGCGCGCTCATGCCGGGTTCACCACGTGATCAGCGGCGGATTGCGCCGCTTCGCTAACCGCGCGCGGCTCCACCGCCACGGCCAGGCTGTCCGGCAACACCACCACGGTTTCGAAACGGCGGAAGTCCATGCCGCTCTCCTGGTCCAGGAAGCGCAGCTCTATCCTGCCCTGCTCGCGCTTGATGAAGGATTGCACGGCATCCATGCCCACGCCGCGGCCGGACACGGCGGTCAGTTTGGCGGCGGTGGAGAAACCGGGGCGGAAGATCAGCTGGGCGATGTCCTCGTCGCTCAGCGCGGCGTCGGCGGCGATCAGGCCCTGCTGGACGGCGCGCTCGCGGATGCGGCCCAAGGCTAGGCCGCGGCCGTCGTCGGCCAGGGCCAGTTCCAGCCGGCCGTCGGCCACGCGCAGGTCCAGCGCGATGGCGCCTTGCGGCGCCTTGCCCAGCGCCACGCGTTCGTCCGGGGCTTCCAGGCCATGGTCCAGCGCGTTGCGCATCAGGTGCATGAACACGTTCTTCAGCGTGGCGGAAACCTGGTTGCGCAGCACGTAGCCGTTGTCGCGTATGCGCAGCTGCGGCGCGTCCTTGCCCAGCTCATGCGCCAGGGACGGCAAGGAATCCAGCACGCCGGCCAGTATGTCCGCCAGCGGCTCCGTGCCCATGCGGTTCAGCACATGGCGCACGCTGTTGTGCACGGCGATCAGCTCGTGCAGATTGCCGGTATTGACGGTTTCCAGCCGCTGCAGCATCTCGCGCACCTGGCCGCGGTCCACCAGCAGGAAGTCGGCGCCGCCGCTGCGTCCCGGCCCCTTGCGGCCCAGGCTCACCTCATTGACGCGAGCGTAGTGCTCCACGCTGTCGCGCACCGCTTCCAGCTCTTCCAGCAGCTGGGTCTGGTCCCAGACGATTTCCGGCTTGGGCTGGCGCAGCTGCTCATAGCGCTGCTCGGCCTGGTGCACGATGTCGGTCAGCTGCGACAGGCCGTAGGTGCGGGCATTGCCCTTGATGGTGTGCAGATTGCGGAACAGCTGCTTGACCGCCTCGGCGTCGCCGTTGGGGTATTGGCGGATCAGCTGCTCGGACTCGCCGATGAAACGCACCGCGCCGGCGATGAAATCGTGGAACTTGTCCTGGCTCACCGCCAGGATCTCGCCGATGAGGGCCAGCTCGCGCTTCTGTTCGTTGGCTTCGGCGGCCAGGGCCTTCAGCTCGGTCACGTCGCGCACGCACAGCATCAGCCGCTCCACGCGGTCCTGCTCGTCCACGATCACCGACCAGCTCAGGTCCAAGGCCTTGCCCTGGCGTTCCAGCTCGCCCACCAGCAGATGGCGGTTGAATTCGAAATTCATGCTGTCCTCGCCCAGGCAGGAGGCGATGGCGGCCTCCACCTGCGACAGCGCGTCGGCGCCCAGCTGGCCATCGGCGAACAGCACGTCCATGATGTTGCGGCCGGCGATGTCGCCATGGCCCAGGATGGCTTCCAGGTGGGCGGAATACTCATGATGCACGGCCATGCCGTCGACTATGGTCAGGATGCCTTGCGGGATGTTCTGCAACATGGCCTGGATGTCGTTGCTCTTCTGCCGCACCAGCGCGCTGCTCTCTTCGATGCGCGCCACCATGCTGTTGAAGGCGACGACGGACTTGCCGATCTCGTCCTCGCGCACCACCGCCACGCGGCGCGAGAAGTCCTGGCTGTCGGCGATCTCGCTCATGGTGTCCTGCATGTGGCGGATGGGCAGCACGATCTGGCGGTACAGCAGCCAGCCCAGCAGGCCCAGCGCCAGCAAGGTTGCCAGCGTGACCACGGTCAGCGTCATCACCGCGCCGGACAGGTTACGGTTCAGGGTCTGGATCGCCGCATCCTTGTTGCGGTTCTTTTCCACGCGCAGGGTGGTGACGATCTGCTGCAGATTGTCGTGGTACTGCAGCACGCCGCCGGCATAGGTGGCGTCAGCCATGTCGTTCTGGCCGCCCTGCTTGAACTTGATGGTATCGTTGATGGAGGAGACATAGTTGTCGTAGACCTCCTGCGCCTGGTCCACCAGGCCGCGCTGGATGGGGCTGCCGGCCATCTTCTTCTGATAGGCCAGCTGCGACTGCAAGGCCCTCTCGCTGAGGCTCAACTGCTCCTGGGCCTGGCTGCGCAGATTGGCGTCCGCGGCCTGCAGATAGCTCATCATGCCCAGCTGCACGTCCTTCAGCGCCGAAATCAGATCGGACGAAGCCAGCGCGCTGGGCACCTCGGCCTCGGTCACCGACTTGACGGCCGCGGCATTGGCATGCGACTGCCACACCGCGTAGCCGCCGACGGCCAGTATGGCCAGGAAGCTGACCGACACCAGCAACAGAATCCTATTACGTATATTCATAGCCTGCCCAGCGAGAATAGATTGTTCAAGTTTAAACAGTCTGCTTGGTAATAATTACGCAAGCCATTCTTCCAGACGCGGATGACACCCTTATGACAAGACATCCACGCAATATCGCGCCGATTATCAAGCCAACGCTTAAGCTGCAACCTCGCCCCCCAAGCGCAATTCATCCAAAAAAATCATATGACAATTCATCTGCGCCCGACTTGCCGCAGCGGTTTTAGCCTTTCCGCGCTGCGGCGCCACAAGCGGCTGGGATTGCGGGCGGCGGCGCCCGAAGCAGGCCGCGGCGACATCATCGACGCGGCGGAGGCCCGCCCTCTGCGCCATGCGCCTGACGCATCGCAGGAGACGCTGGCCTTTCCTGAGTTATTGCGCCGGCTGGGATACGGCATAGACGACGCCCTGCGCCTGAAATGGCAGGCGCGCGACCCGCGTCTGGCCCGGGCCTACCTGGACGTTTACCAAGGCGTCATCGCCGGCATGCGCCGCCAGGGGCCGGGCAGCGCGGCCAGCACCGGCCGCGCCATCGCCGCCGCCCTGCGGCATGGCCGGCCGGAACGGGTGCTGGAACTGGCCTGCGGCAACGGCGAGGCGGCATTGCAACTGGCGGAGGCGACCGGCGCCGCCGTCGTCGCCATCGACCAGCATCCCGCCAGCCTGGAACGGCTGGCGCGCGCCGCCGCTTCGCGCGGCCTGGCCACGGTGACGCCGCGCCTGGCCGATATCGCCGCGCCGGGCGAGCCGCCGGCCAGCTTCGATCTGATCTGGGCCGAGGGCTGCGCCTGCCTGCTAGGCTTTGAGCGCGCCCTGCGCCTGTGGCGGCCGCTGCTGCGCCCCGGCGGCCTGCTCTTCGTCAGCGAGCCGGTCTGGCTGAGCACCCGGCCGTCCGCGCCGGCCCGACAGCTCTGGCGCAGCGGCTATCCCGGCATGGCCGGTCCCGCGCGACGCGAGAATCAACTACGCGCGCAAGGCTGGGACATCCTGGACCGCTTCGCCCTGCCCCGCGCCGACTGGGACGCCTACTATGAGGACATGGCGCGGCAGATTGCCGCGGCGGCGCGGGACGCGGGGCCGGACCATCCCGCTTTGGCCGACCTGCGGCGCGAAATCGCCGTCCATCAGGCGCATGGCGGCGAATACGGCCAGGCTTGCTGGCTGTTGCGCCCCGCATCGCGGTAAGCGTGCTCATGCACAGCGGCGCTTAGCCCCGGCCGCAAGTTTTCCTATAGTGGGAACCGACACCCGCGCCCAACCAACAGGGGAGAGTCCATGCTGTCTCGCCTATCCATCGCCGGCAAACTGTTACTGCTCCTGCTGCCTTTCTCGCTCGCCCTGCTGGCGCTCGCCGCCATTCTTTCGTCGGACCGGCTGCACCATCTGCGCGCCCTGCAGCGCGCGGAACGGATGATCGTCGTGGCAAGCGGCGCCAGCCAGCTGATACACGACCTACAAACCGAGCGCGGCCTCAGCAACGGCTTTCTCAGCGGCAAGGCCGGCGCGCCGCCGCCGGCGCTGCAGGCCGCCCGAGCCAACAGCGACAAGGCATTGGCGCGGTACGCCGCCGCCCAGGCGGACAGCGGGCCGGATCCGCAAGCCGGCGCGCTGAACGGACAATTGCAGGCGCTGGGGCCCCTGCGCGCCGACATCGAACAGCGCCGTATCGCCGCCGCCGACGCCTTCGCCGCCTACTCCCGCGACATCGACTCGCTGATCGGCCTGATCTCCGGCCTGGCCCAGGCCGGAGATGACGGAGACCTGCTGCGCAGCACCATGGCCCTGCTGAATCTGCAATGCGAGAAAGAGTTCGCCGGCCGGGAGCGCGGCTATGTCAACGGCCTGCTGCAGAGCGGCCTGCTGGACCAAAAAAGCTACGCCCAGACCGCGGGCCTGATCGCCAAGCAGGACGCCTGCGCCAATCAGTTCGCGCTGATCGCCGGCGACGAGGCCCGCGCCCGTAAGACGGCGCTGGACAGCGGCGATGAAAGCCGCGCCGTGCAGGCGCTGCGCGCCAAAGTGATGGGCCAGGCCTTGGGACAACCGGTGGGCGTGGCGCCGGCCGAATGGTTCGCGGCCACCAGCCGCCGCATCGACGCGCTGAAGCGCGAACAAGACCAACTATTGCGGCAAATGGCGGACATGGCACAGGCTAAGCTGGGCCAGGCCGAGCAGGATCTCGCGCTGACCTTGGGCGGCGCGGCTCTCGTCATCCTGCTGCTGGGCAGTCTTGGCTTTTCCATCTACCGCGGCATCCGCGCGCCGGTGCGGCGGCTGGAGAGCCTGATGACGACGATGAGCCAGGACTTCGATCTGCGCCCGCGCGCCGCCCTGCGCGGCCAGGACGAAATCGCCCGAATGAGCCAGGCCTTCGATCACTTGGTGGAAGCTTTCGCCCATACGCTGAGCGAGGTCAATCGCAACGCCCACACCCTGGTAGAAGCCGCCCGCGCCATGCTGGACATCGCCGACCGCGCCGCCCTGGCCTCCGAAACGCAAAGCCAGTCGGCGACGGAAATCGCCGCCGCTGTCGAGCAGATGTCAGCCGGCATAGAGTCCGTCACCGCCAATACTCAGCAGTCGCTGAGCCTGGCGCAACAGATGCAGCATAGCGTCAGCGACGGCCGGGAGCGGATGGGCGACACCACCTCGGCCATGAGCCAAACTTCGCTCGTGCTGGGCAGCGCCGGCGACCGCATCGAAGCCCTGCGCCAAAAGTCAGAGGGCATTCGCTCCATCATCACCGCCATCGGCGAAATCGCCGATCAAACCAATCTCTTGGCGCTGAACGCGGCGATAGAGGCGGCGCGCGCCGGCGAAACGGGCCGCGGCTTCGCCGTGGTGGCCGACGAGGTGCGCAAGCTGGCCGAACGCACCGGCAAAGAAACGCTGGACATCGCCGCGCTGATCGAAGACATGCGCGGCGAAACGCAGACCGCTTCCCGCCACATGCTGGAAGCGCGAGACAAAATGGAGTCGGGCCTGCAATTGGTCGGCCGCACCGTGGAGGATCTGGAGCAGATCCACAATGAGGCCAGCCATGCCGCCAGCAAGAGCCAAGCGACAGCGAGCGCGATGGCGCAGCAAACCGCGGCCAGCAACGGGGTGGCCGCCAATATCAGCGTGATCGCCTCCCTGGCCGAAGACAACGCCACGCTGGTGCAGGAGGTGGCCAAGCTGTCGGACCAGCTGAATGCCTCGGCCGGAGCATTGGTCGAGCTGGTGGATCGCTTCAAGCATCTGGCGGACTGAGCGCCGCGGGTTCAGCGCAAGCCGTACTGGCGCTTCAAGCGCGCCAGCTCGCCGGACGCGGACAACTGCTCCACGCCCAGGTCCAACGCCCGCGCAGCCTGCGCGCCGCGCGGGCCGCTCCGGCCAAAACCGATGACCAATGGCAGCGGTCTGGCCAGACAGCCCGCTTCGCGCGCGCGCTCCCCGCCGGGCACGCCGGCCGCGATATGGGCCAACACCGCCTCATGCTCCAGCAAAACGGGATAGCGGCCCAGCAACAGCTTGCGCAGATTCTTGCGCCCGGCGTCCTCTCCGGTAGTGAAATCCACGCTCAAGCCGCCGTGGCCGGGCGAGGCCAATAGACGGTCGAACTCGCCGCCGTCATAGCCATAATCGACGATGACGCCTATGCGCACGCCCCGCAGCGAGGCGGGTCCGGCATAGCGCCAACGGCTTGGCGCTACCGTGTAGAAACAGGCGCGGGAGTACGCCAACGGCCTGCTCTCCAGCAAGACATGATCGACTGGCGGGGCGTACACGCCGTCCAGCTCGCCGCTCTCGCTCATCGCCATGGCCCGGCTCAACGGCATCAGCCTGGCGTCGACGCGATAATGCCGCAGCGCCAGCGCCTGCCGCGCCAGCTCGACCAAGAAGCCCCCGGCG harbors:
- a CDS encoding dienelactone hydrolase family protein, with the translated sequence MSRPEFDTRPPPLRQAMLTRPLENGQIWQGPLAAQPSLPPGPPRPLLLFLHGSSGLNEQTQACQRWLAEALGLASLAPDSFARPDRPRYQSPAPMAQYEAVHALRLEEIRMALAALPLMPWVDARRLLLAGSSEGGVAVARWRGREFAGRLIYGWSCEDNYFVEQARNGFEADCALLNILSGDDPFFGAASRFNQGRGVDGDSRRALAGMPRAKLALLPQAPHPLYNLPEARALTADFLRELLA
- a CDS encoding methyl-accepting chemotaxis protein — protein: MDAVSMIAFACAGLCLALFVVACALARRAAGRQRQALAQRDARIAELERREHPDAVAERWRRQQEAAEAAHGRKLDEMRAQLEQLESEARRLAEAAREDARRESRDEALRSLQSVRADMRQEQAALAGDVERLLGLVQTIERWHEEMQAILVNNRRLKEQNEDFSTIVKSVVMLALNASIEAARAGEYGRGFSVVADGVRQLASNAADLSGEYKKNLERNDLVTTTTFQDLQACGNMIRTAVFGLKASSERILAKLESGEAA
- a CDS encoding response regulator — translated: MAQVLMVDDSSTVRNEVADFLKANGLSVVTAVDGKDGLDKLRAHPGIKLVVSDVNMPNMDGLTMAEKIRNELKNAAVNVIMLTTENSPAMKERGKAAGVKGWIVKPFNGAAVLPTFKKLVTA
- a CDS encoding chemotaxis protein CheX — translated: MSAPATDSLSCLRTKMLVLDDSQTYAGSLKHFCRDHELICIRPQKAGADSVMAILRSNVDLGGIMLFEHYGGRQAGLELARQIHAARPELPIFLRRELTASLAGLSERDALRFCCAYTLNDLHVFSAALASSIFSRLYPNQLVRGITEMSRDALAQLFPRCEVTVQSPFLAVKDRLVYGEMFTLIAIESGWCRGYMMLQAEEAPLMALLEPAGDGEIDFRQLNAALGEATNLIWGAFKNRYAGNGQPNPAPLTQVPIIVNHQRRYISFGSEDPQLCIKYQLRERDAGDGQEATLVQRFVFNLSWSPDQFQESPSVESLVESGELELF
- a CDS encoding Hpt domain-containing protein; amino-acid sequence: MNIRNRILLLVSVSFLAILAVGGYAVWQSHANAAAVKSVTEAEVPSALASSDLISALKDVQLGMMSYLQAADANLRSQAQEQLSLSERALQSQLAYQKKMAGSPIQRGLVDQAQEVYDNYVSSINDTIKFKQGGQNDMADATYAGGVLQYHDNLQQIVTTLRVEKNRNKDAAIQTLNRNLSGAVMTLTVVTLATLLALGLLGWLLYRQIVLPIRHMQDTMSEIADSQDFSRRVAVVREDEIGKSVVAFNSMVARIEESSALVRQKSNDIQAMLQNIPQGILTIVDGMAVHHEYSAHLEAILGHGDIAGRNIMDVLFADGQLGADALSQVEAAIASCLGEDSMNFEFNRHLLVGELERQGKALDLSWSVIVDEQDRVERLMLCVRDVTELKALAAEANEQKRELALIGEILAVSQDKFHDFIAGAVRFIGESEQLIRQYPNGDAEAVKQLFRNLHTIKGNARTYGLSQLTDIVHQAEQRYEQLRQPKPEIVWDQTQLLEELEAVRDSVEHYARVNEVSLGRKGPGRSGGADFLLVDRGQVREMLQRLETVNTGNLHELIAVHNSVRHVLNRMGTEPLADILAGVLDSLPSLAHELGKDAPQLRIRDNGYVLRNQVSATLKNVFMHLMRNALDHGLEAPDERVALGKAPQGAIALDLRVADGRLELALADDGRGLALGRIRERAVQQGLIAADAALSDEDIAQLIFRPGFSTAAKLTAVSGRGVGMDAVQSFIKREQGRIELRFLDQESGMDFRRFETVVVLPDSLAVAVEPRAVSEAAQSAADHVVNPA
- a CDS encoding SAM-dependent methyltransferase: MTIHLRPTCRSGFSLSALRRHKRLGLRAAAPEAGRGDIIDAAEARPLRHAPDASQETLAFPELLRRLGYGIDDALRLKWQARDPRLARAYLDVYQGVIAGMRRQGPGSAASTGRAIAAALRHGRPERVLELACGNGEAALQLAEATGAAVVAIDQHPASLERLARAAASRGLATVTPRLADIAAPGEPPASFDLIWAEGCACLLGFERALRLWRPLLRPGGLLFVSEPVWLSTRPSAPARQLWRSGYPGMAGPARRENQLRAQGWDILDRFALPRADWDAYYEDMARQIAAAARDAGPDHPALADLRREIAVHQAHGGEYGQACWLLRPASR
- a CDS encoding methyl-accepting chemotaxis protein, whose amino-acid sequence is MLSRLSIAGKLLLLLLPFSLALLALAAILSSDRLHHLRALQRAERMIVVASGASQLIHDLQTERGLSNGFLSGKAGAPPPALQAARANSDKALARYAAAQADSGPDPQAGALNGQLQALGPLRADIEQRRIAAADAFAAYSRDIDSLIGLISGLAQAGDDGDLLRSTMALLNLQCEKEFAGRERGYVNGLLQSGLLDQKSYAQTAGLIAKQDACANQFALIAGDEARARKTALDSGDESRAVQALRAKVMGQALGQPVGVAPAEWFAATSRRIDALKREQDQLLRQMADMAQAKLGQAEQDLALTLGGAALVILLLGSLGFSIYRGIRAPVRRLESLMTTMSQDFDLRPRAALRGQDEIARMSQAFDHLVEAFAHTLSEVNRNAHTLVEAARAMLDIADRAALASETQSQSATEIAAAVEQMSAGIESVTANTQQSLSLAQQMQHSVSDGRERMGDTTSAMSQTSLVLGSAGDRIEALRQKSEGIRSIITAIGEIADQTNLLALNAAIEAARAGETGRGFAVVADEVRKLAERTGKETLDIAALIEDMRGETQTASRHMLEARDKMESGLQLVGRTVEDLEQIHNEASHAASKSQATASAMAQQTAASNGVAANISVIASLAEDNATLVQEVAKLSDQLNASAGALVELVDRFKHLAD
- a CDS encoding substrate-binding periplasmic protein codes for the protein MNAIARGFSVCLWACLAGLPAAAEETVTLASDDWCPFICAGKDGVAGGFLVELARQALALRHYRVDARLMPLSRAMAMSESGELDGVYAPPVDHVLLESRPLAYSRACFYTVAPSRWRYAGPASLRGVRIGVIVDYGYDGGEFDRLLASPGHGGLSVDFTTGEDAGRKNLRKLLLGRYPVLLEHEAVLAHIAAGVPGGERAREAGCLARPLPLVIGFGRSGPRGAQAARALDLGVEQLSASGELARLKRQYGLR